The stretch of DNA GCTCGTCGTGGGGATCGAGGTCCCGCTCGCGGAGTGCGCGTGCGCCCTGCTCTTTCGCCATCGACCAGCTCGCGAGGTTGATCGTGGTGCCGAGGCCGGTCGGCGCGAACCCCGCCATCGAGGCGAACAGCCCGAGGAACACCGCCGACCGGAGCTCGGGCACGGCGAATGCGGTCTCGGCGATCACCTCGGCCGAGGGCGGCGCGACGAAGATGCCGAGCACTAACAGGACGCCGAGCAACACGACGAACAGTTTGAGAACCGTTTCGAGCAGGCTGTACCGCGAGGAGACGACGAGGACGGTCGCGACAACGAGGAGGAGAGCGTACGCCGGAAGCCGCCCGAGGCCGGGGACGACCGCCGAGAGGAAACTGGCCGCCGCGACCCCGACCGAGCCGGCAATGATCGTCTGGGGAACGACGACGATGAGCAGCGTCACCCACTGCGCCCAGTGATTTGGTCCCGGTAAGTCGCCGTACCCCTCGACGGGGTTGCGTCCGACGCCGTAGTTGTACCTGACGCCGAGCTCCCAGCCGCCGTATTTCACGAGGAACACCGCCGCCGCGATCCAGATGGCGAAAACGCCGTAGAGCCCGCTGAGCGTCGGTGCGAGCACGATATGGCTCGATCCGATCGCGGTCAGCGCCCACAGCAACGAGGGCCCGAAGTGGTTCCGGAAGAACCCGCCCCAGCTCTCGGCGGGGTAGTTCAGCTCCTCGCCGACTCGTTCCTCCTCCGTCGTCGCGTCATCGATGCTTGTTGCCATACGCCAGCCGACCGAGCGCCACCACAAGTATCTACTGATCACGACGGCGAAACCACGCTGTGAGGACCGTCCATTCTGCGAGAACGTTCGGGTCGGCCGCCGCGTTCCCGAAGCGACCGACAGAACGAAGTTCCCCGGATCGAAACGCAGGTGTATTGCCACACACGAACCCGATTTCGGTCTTGACACCGAGAACACGATCCGCCACCGGCCCTCTCTCCGCCCGTCGTGTGCGGCCAACCAGTTCACCACACAACCATGACGAAAGTTAGCACGGAGATCGTTCGAACTCTGGAACGTCTCGACGTTGAGTACCTGTTCGGCTATCCCGGTGGGCGGGCCATCGAACTCCTCGAAGCACTCGCCGGATCGGACATCGAGGTCGTCAGGCCTCGCGACGAGCGCGAGGCGAGCGTGATGGCCGAGATGTACGGCCGATTCCATCGGAAACCTGGTGTTCTCACCGGCCAGGGGCCGTGGATCGGCTCCATCGGTGCGATCGGCCAGATGGAAGCCAGGCTCGGCTCGTCGCCGATGGTGGCCATTACCGAGGCCTCAGAGCGCGGCGACTACTCGACGCTCGCGCCCTACCAGCAGGCCCGCGGCGACTATGGAGGGTTCGCGCTCCCGAAGATCCTCGACGGCATCACCAAGGAGTGGTGGTTCCCGCGGACGGCGAACGAGACCCTCCGATCCACGCAGCTCGCGTTCAAACACGCCACCGCCGGCCGGCCGGGCCCGACAGCGGTGATTCTCGACGGCGACGCCGTCACCGCCGAAGTCTCCGAGAACGATGACCCGCCCACGCTCTGGTCGCCCGAAGAACAGACGAAAAACTGGGAATCGAGCCCCACAGCGACCGACGTCGAACGCGCGGCCGACCATCTCGCGAACGCCGACCGCCCAGTCATCATCGCGGGCAACGGCGTTCACGCCGCGGGGGCCTACGACGAACTCGAAGCGGTCGCCGAGACCTACGACGCCGTGGTGACGACCTCGTATCTCGGCAAATCGACCATCGCCGAAACCCACGACCTCGCGGCGGGCGTCATCGGCTCCTTTGGCCACGAGGGCGCGAATCAGGCGGTGAGCGAGGCCGACACGCTGCTCGTGGCCGGCTGCCGGCTGAACCCGATGGACACCAATTGGCAGGCAGCATCGTTCATCCGTCCCGACGAGCAGACCATCCTCCACGCCGATATCGACACCCGGAACGCGGGCTGGGTCTACCCTGCCGACGTCGGGCTGATCGGCGACGCGAAGCACAGTCTGAACGCGCTCGGAGAGGCCGCCGCGGCGTTCGCGCCAGGCAACGACTGGGCGCGCGACCGGGCCAGCGACGCCCGCGAGTCGTTCCGGGTCCCCGAATGCGAATCGGACGACGAGCCGATCCTGCCCCAGCGCGCGGTCGCGGCGATCGACGGGATCGTGGACGAGGATACCCTCGTGACCGCGGACTCGGGCAACAACCGGTTTTGGTTGCTCAACTACCTCCAAACGCCCGCCCGGCGGACCTACTTCGGCAGCGGCGGCGTCGGCGGAATGGGGTGGGCCGGCCCCGCAGCGGTCTCGGCGGCGATCACCACCGACAGGGACGTGGTCTCGGTCGCGGGCGACGGCGGCTTCACGATGACGATGACCTGCGTCGAGACCGCGGTCGAGTACGGCGTCGCGCCGACGTTCGTGGTGCTCAACGACACCAGTTTGGGGATGGTGCGCCAGATGGACGACGAGATTCCTGGCGTCGACTTCCACGACACCGACTTCGTTCAGGTCGCCGAGGGGTTCGGGGCCGAGGGACTCCGCGTCCGCTCGCCCGATGACCTCGCGGATCGGCTCAAGGAGGCAAAGGCGGCCGACGTGCCCACCGTG from Halococcus salifodinae DSM 8989 encodes:
- a CDS encoding Nramp family divalent metal transporter, with protein sequence MATSIDDATTEEERVGEELNYPAESWGGFFRNHFGPSLLWALTAIGSSHIVLAPTLSGLYGVFAIWIAAAVFLVKYGGWELGVRYNYGVGRNPVEGYGDLPGPNHWAQWVTLLIVVVPQTIIAGSVGVAAASFLSAVVPGLGRLPAYALLLVVATVLVVSSRYSLLETVLKLFVVLLGVLLVLGIFVAPPSAEVIAETAFAVPELRSAVFLGLFASMAGFAPTGLGTTINLASWSMAKEQGARALRERDLDPHDERFHDYIAAWIKTGRRDFNLAYAFTFVLIVAMILLGANVLYPNPPTDQNLAIALGSILEASFGPWAYWAMIIGAFAALYSTVITLLDGAPRVASDILPLVLEREMDTERVRKTLVVLMAVISFVPLLVIGSLPVTLVVGAAIMVSVFQFFYYIANYYIVREHLPAQFQPGSGAKAYYAVATLLVIVFGLLGASAQLGLVG
- a CDS encoding thiamine pyrophosphate-binding protein gives rise to the protein MTKVSTEIVRTLERLDVEYLFGYPGGRAIELLEALAGSDIEVVRPRDEREASVMAEMYGRFHRKPGVLTGQGPWIGSIGAIGQMEARLGSSPMVAITEASERGDYSTLAPYQQARGDYGGFALPKILDGITKEWWFPRTANETLRSTQLAFKHATAGRPGPTAVILDGDAVTAEVSENDDPPTLWSPEEQTKNWESSPTATDVERAADHLANADRPVIIAGNGVHAAGAYDELEAVAETYDAVVTTSYLGKSTIAETHDLAAGVIGSFGHEGANQAVSEADTLLVAGCRLNPMDTNWQAASFIRPDEQTILHADIDTRNAGWVYPADVGLIGDAKHSLNALGEAAAAFAPGNDWARDRASDARESFRVPECESDDEPILPQRAVAAIDGIVDEDTLVTADSGNNRFWLLNYLQTPARRTYFGSGGVGGMGWAGPAAVSAAITTDRDVVSVAGDGGFTMTMTCVETAVEYGVAPTFVVLNDTSLGMVRQMDDEIPGVDFHDTDFVQVAEGFGAEGLRVRSPDDLADRLKEAKAADVPTVVDVRIDRDEEMVDALQSSFYEEVGGLHE